Proteins co-encoded in one Bacillus sp. FSL H8-0547 genomic window:
- a CDS encoding glycoside hydrolase family 32 protein: protein MKPILSEKYRPQFHFSPKEKWMNDPNGMVYFKGEYHLFYQYHPYSTVWGPMHWGHAVSRDLIHWEHLPIALYPGEHGAIFSGSAVVDWDNSTGFFDDEPGLVAVYTSHDTYPGTDRARQRQCLAYSSDNGRSWTKYSGNPVLADESKTDYRDPKVFWHMDTQRWIMILATGQSATIYKSENLIDWQFASEFAEGSHAGFWECPDLFPLPSGEGKEKWVMLVSLGDTGDYSEGSRTQYFIGEFDGETFVNDREKDGVLWLDHGRDNYAGVSFSDLPDRRIYMGWMSNWRYANQVPTGEWRGAMTFPRELSLSAGRDGLHLIQKPVPEIQDLRKAGETCHHLFVSAEKHAVIPLKGTLMELNLEAEFEGDAGLELMILHSEADRTIISYDPQSEILSADRTHSGESDFSASFPAVQEAPLKMKNHCIRLQLLLDSSSIEIFGNDGECAITGLIFPQPEESVLQVASNGGTVHVKSLELHELSSIWKRKE, encoded by the coding sequence GTGAAGCCGATTCTATCAGAAAAATACCGCCCGCAGTTTCACTTTTCACCGAAGGAGAAGTGGATGAATGATCCTAACGGAATGGTGTATTTTAAAGGCGAATATCATTTGTTTTATCAGTATCACCCTTACAGCACAGTTTGGGGTCCCATGCACTGGGGGCATGCGGTGAGCAGGGATCTGATTCACTGGGAGCATCTTCCGATTGCCCTGTATCCTGGTGAACACGGAGCCATCTTCTCTGGAAGCGCGGTTGTTGACTGGGACAACTCAACCGGTTTTTTCGATGACGAACCGGGACTGGTCGCCGTTTATACGAGTCATGACACCTATCCGGGCACAGACAGAGCCCGTCAGCGTCAATGCCTTGCCTACAGCAGCGATAACGGACGGTCCTGGACAAAATACAGCGGCAATCCCGTTCTTGCGGATGAATCGAAGACCGATTACCGGGATCCGAAGGTGTTCTGGCACATGGATACGCAGCGCTGGATCATGATTCTTGCCACAGGGCAAAGTGCGACTATTTACAAGTCGGAAAACTTGATAGACTGGCAGTTTGCGAGTGAGTTTGCAGAGGGATCACACGCGGGATTCTGGGAGTGCCCGGATCTGTTTCCGCTTCCTTCAGGTGAAGGAAAGGAAAAATGGGTCATGCTCGTCAGTCTGGGTGATACAGGTGATTACTCAGAGGGGTCGAGAACTCAGTATTTTATCGGTGAATTTGACGGAGAAACCTTTGTGAATGACCGGGAAAAAGATGGGGTGCTGTGGCTTGATCACGGCAGAGACAACTATGCAGGCGTAAGCTTCTCAGACCTTCCTGACCGCCGCATATACATGGGGTGGATGAGCAACTGGCGATATGCCAATCAAGTGCCGACAGGGGAATGGCGCGGCGCTATGACGTTCCCGAGGGAGCTGTCACTTTCTGCAGGTAGAGACGGCCTTCATCTTATCCAAAAACCGGTCCCGGAAATACAGGACCTTAGAAAAGCGGGAGAAACCTGTCACCATCTTTTTGTGTCCGCAGAAAAACACGCAGTGATTCCATTGAAAGGTACTTTGATGGAACTGAACCTGGAGGCTGAGTTTGAGGGGGATGCCGGGCTGGAGCTGATGATCCTTCATTCAGAGGCAGACAGAACTATTATTTCTTATGATCCGCAGTCTGAAATCCTCTCAGCAGACAGAACGCACTCCGGGGAGTCCGACTTTTCAGCGTCCTTTCCTGCCGTTCAGGAGGCGCCGTTAAAGATGAAGAATCACTGTATCCGCCTGCAGCTGCTGCTTGATTCATCATCCATCGAGATTTTTGGAAATGACGGAGAATGCGCCATCACTGGCCTGATTTTTCCTCAGCCGGAGGAGAGTGTTTTGCAGGTGGCATCAAATGGCGGAACGGTACATGTCAAATCACTCGAGCTGCATGAACTCTCCTCCATCTGGAAGCGGAAGGAGTGA
- a CDS encoding ABC transporter permease subunit — protein MQEAVKAKDESAVIVKPEAKPKYKWEYVKKNYFLYLLIAPAVILTIVFKYVPMYGAIIAFKDFSTIKGIWGSEWVGLKHFQEFLTSPNFETIFMSTLKLSLYGLLLGFPIPIVLALMLNQVRRAAIKKNIQLFLYAPNFISVVVIVGMLFIFLAPTGPINHFITFLTGKPVMFMSDPEYFRSIYILSGIWQAAGWSSIVYVAALANVDPELHQAATIDGANILQRMIHIDLPALKPLMAIIFILGAGGIMAIGFEKAFLMQTAMNLPTSEILPTYVYKIGLQAGDYAYSTAVGLFNSVINVILLVVVNFVVKKLNEGEGLY, from the coding sequence ATGCAGGAGGCAGTGAAGGCAAAAGATGAGAGCGCTGTCATCGTAAAGCCGGAGGCAAAACCCAAATACAAATGGGAGTATGTGAAAAAGAATTACTTTCTGTATTTGCTGATTGCGCCTGCTGTTATTCTCACAATTGTATTTAAGTATGTTCCAATGTACGGGGCAATCATTGCCTTTAAAGATTTCAGCACGATAAAGGGAATCTGGGGAAGCGAGTGGGTTGGGCTTAAGCATTTCCAGGAGTTTTTGACCTCGCCCAATTTTGAAACGATTTTTATGAGCACGCTTAAGCTCAGCCTGTACGGGCTTTTGCTTGGATTTCCGATTCCGATTGTCCTTGCTCTGATGCTGAATCAAGTCAGAAGAGCAGCTATTAAGAAAAATATTCAGCTGTTCTTATATGCGCCAAATTTCATTTCGGTTGTTGTTATTGTAGGGATGCTGTTTATCTTTTTAGCACCGACAGGTCCGATTAATCACTTCATTACGTTTCTTACAGGAAAGCCGGTCATGTTTATGTCCGATCCGGAATACTTCAGATCGATTTATATTCTTTCAGGCATCTGGCAGGCTGCGGGATGGTCGTCCATCGTCTATGTGGCGGCACTTGCGAATGTGGACCCGGAGCTGCATCAGGCCGCAACGATAGACGGAGCCAATATTCTGCAGCGGATGATTCATATTGATCTGCCAGCTTTAAAACCGCTTATGGCTATTATCTTTATTTTAGGTGCAGGTGGCATCATGGCAATCGGCTTTGAAAAAGCATTTCTGATGCAGACAGCCATGAACCTTCCAACGTCGGAAATCCTTCCGACCTACGTGTACAAAATCGGACTTCAGGCTGGAGATTACGCCTATTCTACTGCAGTCGGCCTTTTTAACTCCGTTATCAATGTCATCTTACTTGTGGTTGTGAATTTTGTGGTCAAAAAACTGAACGAGGGAGAAGGACTCTATTAA
- a CDS encoding response regulator — protein sequence MMKVILADDEIQVRRGLKMKANWEEEGFLIAGEASNGKEALQLVKEMKADVVITDVRMPVMDGIEFAGRCHREFPGVKVIVLSGYSDFDYVRSSLVEGVKDYLLKPVAPDELAGALRRVKEEIAAEKMKQIEADKMTRLVHTQLEEMKEQYILQLVKQDWTESAAERLHHFEMDFLANKENSVQFFTVELRSDRYSVKELWLPFKMLCKEIAGTYERAYAFHDAGYAGMIHFLQCSSDRNAFETSTMIKKVQTYVKKYLGAETVIGIGKQVSASELKTGYISALLAWSQSDPDEKSQVIDGTFHKEVYELSPDLEKKAVNLIENGRMRDCSILILELLNEAKTKSMLSFSFAAGRILLLLESLAVKYDLDREQMNQTMWTCQQSIGELTSHEKVIEQLTDFAHSIIQKVNTFRSSPNGLSIVENVRRYLDLNFANEISLSVLADQFHINSAYLSELFKLHVGHTFSDYLVEVRMKHACRLLKDRQLKVIDIAYLTGYSNSNYFSTVFKKHIGQTPAEYRKSALSMGGGKSR from the coding sequence ATGATGAAGGTCATACTGGCGGACGATGAAATTCAAGTGCGCAGAGGGCTGAAAATGAAAGCAAACTGGGAAGAAGAAGGATTCCTGATTGCCGGAGAAGCATCAAATGGAAAGGAAGCGCTTCAGCTTGTGAAAGAAATGAAGGCAGATGTCGTCATTACGGACGTCCGGATGCCTGTGATGGACGGGATTGAATTCGCTGGAAGATGTCACCGTGAGTTTCCCGGTGTAAAAGTTATTGTGTTATCGGGGTATTCCGATTTTGACTATGTAAGGTCGTCCCTGGTTGAAGGAGTAAAGGATTATTTGCTCAAGCCTGTTGCTCCAGACGAGCTAGCAGGAGCTTTAAGAAGGGTGAAGGAAGAAATAGCAGCTGAAAAAATGAAGCAGATTGAAGCAGATAAAATGACAAGGCTTGTTCACACGCAGCTGGAAGAAATGAAGGAACAATATATCCTTCAGCTCGTAAAACAGGACTGGACTGAGTCAGCTGCCGAAAGACTGCATCACTTTGAGATGGACTTTCTCGCCAATAAAGAAAATTCGGTTCAATTTTTTACCGTGGAACTCAGGTCAGACAGATATTCAGTAAAGGAGCTATGGCTTCCCTTCAAAATGCTCTGCAAAGAAATAGCGGGAACGTATGAAAGGGCGTACGCTTTTCATGATGCCGGGTATGCAGGCATGATCCATTTTCTTCAGTGTTCATCAGACAGGAACGCTTTTGAAACATCCACCATGATCAAAAAGGTTCAAACGTATGTAAAAAAATATCTTGGAGCAGAAACCGTCATCGGAATAGGCAAGCAGGTATCAGCATCAGAGCTAAAAACAGGCTACATTTCTGCCCTGCTTGCCTGGAGCCAGAGTGATCCTGATGAAAAATCACAAGTGATCGACGGAACATTTCATAAAGAGGTATATGAGCTCTCTCCTGATCTCGAGAAAAAAGCAGTCAATCTGATTGAAAATGGCCGAATGCGAGACTGTAGCATACTGATTCTAGAGCTTTTAAATGAAGCAAAGACTAAGTCAATGCTGTCCTTTTCTTTTGCAGCCGGCAGGATCCTTTTGCTGCTTGAATCGCTTGCTGTGAAATATGATTTGGACAGAGAACAAATGAACCAGACGATGTGGACATGCCAGCAGAGTATTGGAGAATTAACCTCCCATGAAAAAGTCATTGAGCAGCTGACGGATTTTGCTCACAGTATTATCCAGAAGGTAAACACGTTCCGCTCTTCGCCAAACGGCTTATCCATTGTGGAAAACGTGCGCCGATACCTCGACCTGAATTTTGCAAATGAAATATCACTTAGTGTGCTGGCTGATCAATTTCATATTAACAGTGCTTATTTGTCCGAACTTTTTAAGCTGCATGTCGGACATACTTTCAGTGATTATTTGGTGGAGGTACGGATGAAGCATGCATGCAGATTGTTAAAAGACAGACAGCTGAAAGTGATTGATATTGCCTACTTAACAGGCTACTCTAATTCCAATTATTTCAGTACTGTCTTTAAAAAACACATCGGACAGACACCGGCTGAATACAGGAAGTCTGCTTTGAGCATGGGAGGAGGAAAAAGCAGATGA
- a CDS encoding ABC transporter substrate-binding protein, producing the protein MKHVKKAVGAAAIAAVLLSGCTSKNVASSEDYELKDISFPLKEEVTLKFITQSSPLAPKDPNEKLLYKRLEEKTGVQIQWKNYTNDVFAEKRNLAMASGDLPDAIMDAGYGDYDLLKLAKDGAIIPVEELIEKHMPNLKKVLDSSPEYKAMMTAPDGHIYAFPWIEELGTGKENIHSVDDFPWINKEWLNKLGLEMPKTTEELKQVLIAFKTQDPNGNGKADEIPMSFIINHGGEDPAFLFGAFGLGDNWDHTVVSNEGKVILTAAEDGYKEAIMYFSDLYKEGLIDVEAFEHDWNTYLAKGKDERYGMYFTWDKANITGMNEKYDLMPPVAGPDGNVNVARTNGMGFDRGRMVITSSNKNLELTAKWIDELYDPLQSVQNNWGTYGDDKQQNIFEYDEASNMLKHLPLEGAAPVEVRQKTSINGPLAILDEYYGSVTTKPDDAAWRLDLMKEVMVPHMKAENTYPKVFFSLEELDKLSSIEADLFAYINRKRAEWMTTGKAESEWKEYLAELDRLGLQEWLEIKQKGYDRTQQ; encoded by the coding sequence ATGAAACACGTGAAAAAAGCTGTAGGGGCAGCCGCAATTGCAGCTGTATTACTATCCGGGTGCACAAGCAAAAATGTCGCATCCTCTGAGGATTATGAATTAAAGGATATCTCTTTTCCGCTGAAGGAAGAGGTGACGCTGAAGTTTATCACGCAAAGCTCGCCGCTTGCGCCGAAGGATCCAAATGAAAAGCTGCTCTATAAGCGACTGGAAGAAAAAACGGGTGTTCAGATTCAGTGGAAGAACTATACGAACGATGTGTTTGCAGAAAAGAGAAACCTTGCCATGGCAAGCGGCGATTTGCCGGATGCGATCATGGATGCGGGCTACGGCGATTATGACCTGCTGAAGCTTGCCAAAGACGGGGCCATTATTCCTGTTGAAGAGTTAATTGAAAAGCATATGCCGAATCTGAAAAAAGTGCTTGATTCATCACCTGAATACAAAGCGATGATGACCGCTCCAGACGGCCACATTTATGCATTCCCGTGGATTGAAGAGCTTGGCACGGGGAAAGAAAACATTCACTCAGTCGATGATTTCCCGTGGATCAATAAGGAATGGCTGAACAAGCTTGGACTGGAGATGCCAAAGACGACAGAAGAGCTGAAACAGGTATTGATCGCCTTTAAAACGCAGGATCCAAACGGCAACGGCAAAGCGGATGAAATTCCTATGTCCTTTATCATCAATCACGGAGGGGAGGATCCGGCCTTCTTGTTCGGCGCATTCGGACTTGGAGACAACTGGGATCACACGGTTGTAAGCAACGAAGGCAAAGTGATCCTGACAGCTGCAGAGGACGGATATAAAGAGGCCATTATGTACTTCAGTGATCTCTACAAAGAAGGACTGATTGATGTTGAAGCGTTTGAACATGACTGGAATACGTATCTGGCGAAAGGAAAAGATGAACGTTACGGCATGTATTTTACATGGGATAAAGCAAATATCACCGGCATGAACGAGAAATATGATCTTATGCCTCCAGTGGCAGGGCCGGATGGAAATGTAAACGTTGCGAGAACGAACGGCATGGGCTTTGACAGAGGAAGAATGGTCATCACAAGTTCAAACAAAAACCTTGAACTGACTGCGAAGTGGATTGATGAGCTGTACGACCCGCTGCAGTCCGTTCAGAACAACTGGGGAACTTACGGGGATGATAAGCAGCAAAACATTTTTGAGTATGATGAAGCTTCAAATATGCTGAAGCATCTGCCTCTTGAGGGGGCTGCCCCGGTTGAAGTCCGCCAGAAAACAAGCATAAACGGGCCGCTTGCCATTTTGGATGAGTACTACGGCTCTGTCACTACTAAACCGGATGATGCAGCATGGAGACTGGATTTAATGAAAGAAGTCATGGTCCCGCACATGAAAGCTGAAAACACGTATCCGAAGGTTTTCTTCTCGCTTGAAGAGCTTGATAAACTTTCATCGATTGAAGCCGATCTGTTTGCTTATATTAATCGAAAGCGTGCAGAATGGATGACAACTGGAAAAGCAGAGTCAGAATGGAAAGAATACCTTGCCGAGCTTGACCGTCTGGGGCTGCAGGAGTGGCTTGAGATTAAGCAGAAAGGGTATGACCGCACCCAGCAATAA
- a CDS encoding carbohydrate kinase — protein MDVERSVICIGEGLIDFYCTEPDVHLAEGRKFEKQAGGAPANVCAAIAKLGGRASFCGKAGNDPFGQFLKKTLDDAGADTSMLVFDPDYKTTLAFVSLQKNGERDFLFNRGADGFLTERDIDEEKWNQASILHFGSATALLEKPLRSMYLDLMGKAKRMGKFISFDPNYRQDLWKGRESLFISLTQEAMKLADFIKMSGEELALISGEESIQAGLDALNKFCSGLIAVTLGSAGTVVSNRKERAAVSSIKVKSIDSTGAGDAFVGAFLYQLADGENPREAASDMAAVEKMTAFSNVAGAAVCTKIGAIAAMPSLETVKRLSADNGID, from the coding sequence ATGGATGTGGAAAGGTCTGTTATTTGCATCGGAGAAGGGCTGATTGATTTTTACTGCACAGAACCGGATGTCCATCTTGCAGAAGGAAGGAAGTTTGAAAAGCAGGCAGGAGGAGCACCCGCGAATGTTTGTGCGGCAATTGCCAAGCTTGGCGGCAGGGCTTCTTTTTGCGGCAAAGCCGGGAATGATCCGTTCGGGCAGTTTCTGAAGAAAACGCTGGATGATGCGGGCGCAGATACATCCATGCTTGTTTTTGATCCTGATTATAAAACGACGCTTGCGTTTGTATCTCTTCAAAAAAACGGTGAACGGGACTTTCTTTTCAATAGAGGAGCAGACGGTTTTTTAACGGAGCGGGATATAGATGAAGAAAAGTGGAATCAGGCGTCCATCCTTCATTTTGGTTCGGCGACAGCCCTGCTGGAAAAACCGCTGCGTTCCATGTATTTGGATTTAATGGGAAAAGCAAAGCGCATGGGAAAATTCATTTCGTTCGATCCAAACTACAGACAGGATTTGTGGAAAGGCAGAGAAAGCCTGTTTATTAGTCTTACTCAAGAGGCCATGAAACTCGCTGATTTTATCAAAATGAGCGGGGAGGAATTGGCGCTGATTTCAGGAGAAGAAAGTATCCAGGCAGGCCTTGATGCATTGAACAAGTTCTGCAGCGGGCTGATTGCCGTTACATTAGGAAGTGCAGGAACCGTGGTTTCAAACCGGAAAGAAAGAGCCGCTGTTTCAAGTATAAAGGTAAAGTCCATCGATTCCACGGGTGCCGGAGACGCCTTTGTCGGCGCGTTTCTTTATCAGCTTGCAGACGGGGAGAATCCGAGGGAAGCCGCTTCTGACATGGCAGCGGTAGAAAAAATGACGGCCTTCAGCAACGTGGCGGGAGCCGCAGTCTGTACAAAGATTGGAGCCATTGCTGCAATGCCTTCACTTGAAACGGTCAAAAGATTATCAGCAGATAACGGGATTGATTAA
- a CDS encoding carbohydrate ABC transporter permease — protein sequence MIKHTRVDRIILSLNAVFLCLAVLVVLVPLVYVVIASFMDPTVLLNQGLSFNVSDWSLEGYKRILSDDSMVRGFVNAMLYSAGFAFITVVVSIFAAFPLATKGFVGKNAFMTFFLVTMFFSGGLIPTYLVVKDLGMLNTVWAILLPGAVNVWNIILARTYFKGIPHELHEAAKVDGASDLLIFFKIVIPLSKPIIFVLALYAFVGQWNSYFDAMIYLEDPNMHPLQLVLRSILIQNQAEPGMISDQLAMAELAKVSEMIKYSAIVISSLPLIIMYPFFQKYFEKGVMVGSLK from the coding sequence ATGATTAAACATACACGCGTTGACCGGATCATCCTGTCTCTGAATGCCGTTTTTCTCTGCCTGGCAGTGCTTGTAGTTCTTGTGCCGCTGGTTTATGTCGTCATCGCTTCCTTCATGGATCCGACGGTTCTTTTGAATCAGGGACTTTCCTTTAACGTCTCTGACTGGAGCCTTGAAGGCTACAAACGGATTCTGTCGGATGATTCCATGGTGCGGGGATTTGTGAATGCGATGCTTTACTCCGCCGGATTTGCCTTTATAACTGTCGTCGTTTCCATATTTGCTGCGTTTCCTCTTGCGACAAAAGGGTTTGTCGGGAAAAACGCGTTTATGACGTTTTTCCTGGTTACGATGTTTTTCAGCGGCGGTCTAATTCCAACGTATCTGGTTGTGAAGGACCTTGGCATGCTGAATACAGTCTGGGCAATTTTGCTCCCGGGGGCTGTAAATGTGTGGAATATCATACTTGCAAGAACGTACTTTAAGGGAATTCCCCATGAACTGCATGAAGCGGCAAAAGTAGACGGGGCGTCAGATCTGCTGATTTTCTTCAAAATTGTCATACCGCTTTCAAAACCAATCATCTTTGTTCTTGCTCTGTATGCCTTTGTGGGACAGTGGAACTCATACTTTGACGCAATGATCTACCTGGAAGATCCGAACATGCATCCTTTGCAGCTTGTCTTAAGATCTATTTTAATTCAGAACCAGGCTGAACCCGGCATGATCAGCGATCAGCTGGCAATGGCCGAGCTTGCCAAGGTTTCTGAGATGATCAAATATTCAGCGATTGTCATTTCAAGCCTTCCGCTGATTATTATGTATCCGTTTTTCCAGAAGTATTTTGAAAAAGGGGTTATGGTTGGTTCATTAAAATAA
- a CDS encoding sugar ABC transporter substrate-binding protein yields MKKGAVILIPILLLILAGVYYAYSSFNLFSTDERNDEERSSGKSEAIELTFWRNYGTKLENEAYIELISAFESAHPGIKINMNAIPYGDYELRLRTEIAAGSPPDIMSIDSPNLGLYANSGALLSIDKEMKAEGQIDDIPHSTLEGMKYKGDIYLSPIAESGVALFYNIHLFKKAGLPLPSQDPADPMSWDEAVKLAKEINDPAKGVYGIDPAQGFSGGESPAYFKTPLLWQFGADVLSPDGKTASGYLDSNNAIKALQFYQDLYHRHGVASVEMPPDPFVTGHLGMSVMGSWMLEEIEKNFPDFKLGEDYGVAPLPKGTRQVTPNGGWALGISAESRHPKEAWAFIKYLTSYEGSRKYVDITGDMPARFSVSKSFPELSSYPKNIFVHQALNYSKNRPVSPAYPVISDSLKELFEDIGIGRKDVKKSADKAVAKINGSLDDIDKKE; encoded by the coding sequence ATGAAAAAAGGTGCGGTTATACTTATCCCCATCCTTCTGCTGATCCTTGCAGGCGTGTATTATGCCTATTCATCCTTCAACCTGTTTTCAACTGATGAAAGGAACGATGAGGAACGGTCATCCGGAAAATCCGAAGCTATTGAACTGACTTTCTGGCGGAATTATGGGACAAAGCTTGAAAATGAAGCCTATATTGAGCTGATTTCAGCTTTTGAATCAGCTCATCCCGGCATAAAGATTAACATGAACGCTATTCCGTATGGGGATTATGAATTAAGGCTGAGGACGGAAATTGCCGCAGGAAGCCCTCCTGACATTATGTCGATCGACAGTCCCAACCTTGGGCTTTATGCAAATTCGGGTGCGCTGCTTTCCATTGATAAAGAAATGAAAGCAGAAGGACAGATCGACGATATCCCTCATTCAACACTTGAAGGGATGAAATATAAAGGAGACATCTATCTGTCTCCCATCGCGGAATCCGGTGTGGCCTTGTTTTATAACATTCACCTTTTTAAAAAGGCGGGACTGCCGCTTCCATCACAGGATCCTGCCGACCCAATGTCATGGGACGAGGCAGTGAAGCTTGCGAAAGAAATCAATGATCCCGCAAAAGGGGTTTATGGAATTGATCCTGCACAGGGGTTCAGCGGCGGGGAATCTCCAGCCTACTTTAAAACGCCGCTGCTGTGGCAATTCGGCGCGGATGTTCTAAGTCCTGACGGGAAAACGGCATCCGGTTATCTGGATTCAAACAACGCCATAAAAGCCCTGCAATTCTATCAGGATCTTTATCACCGCCACGGAGTTGCTTCTGTTGAAATGCCTCCCGATCCGTTTGTAACAGGTCACCTTGGAATGTCTGTCATGGGTTCATGGATGCTTGAAGAAATTGAAAAGAATTTCCCTGATTTTAAGCTTGGAGAGGATTACGGAGTGGCACCTTTGCCGAAAGGGACGCGCCAGGTGACCCCAAATGGAGGCTGGGCGCTCGGCATATCAGCTGAATCCAGGCATCCGAAAGAGGCATGGGCGTTTATAAAGTATTTGACAAGCTATGAAGGTTCCAGAAAATACGTTGACATAACAGGCGACATGCCTGCCCGATTTTCAGTATCCAAATCATTTCCGGAACTCTCATCCTATCCTAAAAATATTTTTGTTCATCAGGCCCTAAACTACTCAAAAAACCGTCCTGTTTCACCGGCTTATCCAGTCATAAGCGATTCTTTGAAAGAATTATTTGAAGACATCGGAATAGGCAGAAAGGACGTAAAAAAATCCGCCGATAAAGCTGTCGCAAAAATAAATGGAAGTCTCGATGATATCGATAAGAAGGAATGA